One window from the genome of Oryctolagus cuniculus chromosome 1, mOryCun1.1, whole genome shotgun sequence encodes:
- the RNASEH2C gene encoding ribonuclease H2 subunit C has protein sequence MEGAGEAAVEGHRVHLRPDSLRGAAPGTLHLLPCEVLASRPAPVRRFFTPAVRRGPDGLQASFRGRGLRGEEVAVPAGFAGYVLAAEKADGRPGSGDAERAPLERDLDRFLGATASFGRFTLWGLETVPGPDAKVRGALTWPSLAAAIHAQVAED, from the exons ATGGAGGGCGCGGGCGAGGCGGCCGTGGAGGGGCACCGCGTGCACCTGCGCCCCGACTCCCTGCGCGGCGCGGCCCCCGGCacgctgcacctgctgccctgcgAGGTCCTGGCGAGCCGGCCCGCCCCCGTGCGTCGCTTCTTCACGCCCGCCGTCCGCCGAGGCCCCGACG GACTCCAGGCGTCGTTTCGGGGACGCGGCCTGCGGGGCGAGGAGGTGGCGGTGCCGGCCGGCTTCGCGGGCTACGTCCTGGCGGCCGAGAAGGCAGACGGGCGGCCGGGGTCCGGGGACGCGGAGCGGGCGCCGCTGGAGCGGGACTTG gaccGCTTTCTGGGCGCCACCGCCAGCTTCGGCCGCTTCACGCTGTGGGGCCTGGAGACCGTGCCGGGCCCGGACGCCAAAGTGCGCGGGGCCCTGACTTGGCCGAGCCTCGCGGCCGCG ATTCACGCTCAGGTGGCGGAGGACTGA
- the AP5B1 gene encoding AP-5 complex subunit beta-1 — protein sequence MGPPSREAWAQRLGAFRASPCAFLAGPQGEDLGRELLSDLRSDKLSEQTKVSLLALSLEYAAQLWPDAPAAEAAAASLLDTLVLLPPRPSALRRPLLLAATTALAAGGALGPASGAACRLLPLLLGLALGRDLGRGFGPASEQRPLQATACECLRELESCQPGLLRASLGPLRAGLAQEGPVQPLSLLLALALHNALALQPRAGAGLQGLLTARVAAAGDSPWSWTLAGDSDVPFEPQAPSWPEAEEGARGLLALELSPEESRELRATVAQLLDASYLLAPVAQAQLLWLLCGALRGLRGQPPALFKPQLVRLLGTARPALLHAVLALKAAFGEALFTAQDEALLLRRLTLAAQHPALPLPTHLFYLHCLLSFPENCPLGPEGEEAAPLLLGPRLCHGLLPSPVHEPAALLARLHLLCLLCAEDTEEDDRGQGGSPQRYLEELLAGLRQRAALDGGPRAWATLCFQASYLVAHCLAGQPAVLTPLVRGLAQLYRARPVLAPHFVDLLDRVGPELGEPLRVALCREVVSRPGGDAALGWHLQVLARVVGAGSQSATLHFLQAAAAHCPDWGLQQALLRVCRALLGSGGGGGLADLLQALARWLEDPDGRDHARLYYVLLAHLAGPKLGLALGPSLTAPAMASSLVAENQGFAAALMVQEAAAPMRLSVGPRVATGPCPVLQLQVEALEPAYSLELRFRVEGQLYAPLGAVHVPCLCPSRPASPLLLPLQPRRPAPTRLHVQALYTTPAGLTCHARLPPLTVTFSHLFLPFPQAPRGAEPGFFEELWDSCLPGGAESRVWCALGPQGLETLVSCHLEPFVVAARPPASYHVAIRLPPDSKLLLRLEAPQVDGVPVALRTDDWALLPLAADYLRGLSAAA from the exons ATGGGGCCCCCGAGCCGCGAGGCCTGGGCCCAGCGCCTGGGGGCCTTCCGGGCCAGCCCGTGCGCCTTCCTGGCGGGTCCCCAGGGCGAGGATCTGGGGCGCGAGCTGCTGAGCGACCTGCGCAGTGACAAGCTGAGCGAGCAGACCAAG GTCTCCCTGCTGGCCCTGAGCCTGGAATACGCGGCCCAGCTGTGGCCCGACGCCCCCGCGGCCGAGGCGGCCGCCGCCTCCCTGCTGGACACCCTGGTCCTCCTGCCGCCGCGGCCGTCGGCGCTGCGACGGCCCCTGCTCCTGGCGGCCACCACCGCTCTGGCGGCCGGAGGAGCGCTGGGTCCCGCCTCGGGGGCCGCCTGCCGGCTTCTGCCCCTGCTGCTCGGCCTGGCCTTGGGCCGCGACCTGGGCAGAGGCTTCGGCCCCGCCTCGGAGCAGCGCCCCCTACAGGCCACAGCGTGCGAGTGCCTGCGGGAGCTGGAGAGCTGCCAGCCGGGGCTGCTGCGGGCCTCGCTGGGGCCGCTGCGGGCcgggctggcccaggagggccCCGTGCAGCCCCTCAGCCTGCTGCTGGCGCTTGCTCTGCACAACGCCTTGGcgctgcagcccagggctggggctggcctgcaGGGCCTGCTCACCGCCAGGGTGGCTGCTGCCGGGGATTCTCCCTGGAGCTGGACGCTGGCCGGAGACAGTGATGTCCCCTTTGAGCCCCAGGCACCCAGCTGGCCAGAGGCCGAGGAGGGGGCGCGTGGCCTCCTCGCACTAGAGCTCAGCCCCGAGGAGTCCCGGGAGCTGAGGGCCACCGTGGCCCAACTCCTGGACGCGTCCTACCTACTGGCccctgtggcccaggcccagctattgtggctgcTCTGCGGGGCCCTGCGCGGGCTGCGGGGGCAGCCACCGGCGCTCTTCAAGCCGCAGCTGGTCCGGCTGCTGGGCACGGCTCGGCCGGCGCTGCTGCACGCGGTCCTGGCGCTCAAGGCGGCCTTCGGCGAGGCCCTGTTCACGGCCCAGGACGAGGCCCTGCTGCTCCGCCGGCTCACCCTGGCTGCCCAGCAcccggccctgcccctccccacccacctcttttacctccactgcctcctgagCTTCCCCGAAAACTGTCCGCTGGGCCCCGAAGGCGAGGAGGCCGCCCCGCTGCTGCTAGGGCCCCGGCTGTGCCAcggcctcctgcccagccctgtgcaCGAGCCCGCGGCCCTCCTGGCCCGCCTGCACTtgctgtgcctgctgtgtgccgaGGACACCGAAGAGGACGACAGAGGCCAGGGTGGGAGCCCGCAGCGCTACCTGGAGGAGCTGCTGGCCGGCTTGCGGCAGCGGGCGGCCCTGGACGGCGGCCCCCGGGCCTGGGCCACGCTCTGCTTCCAGGCCTCGTACCTGGTTGCCCACTGCCTGGCGGGGCAGCCCGCAGTGCTGACGCCCCTGGTGCGCGGGCTGGCGCAGCTGTACCGGGCCCGGCCTGTCCTGGCTCCCCACTTTGTGGACCTCCTGGACCGGGTAGGCCCTGAGCTGGGGGAGCCCCTGAGGGTGGCGCTGTGCCGGGAAGTGGTGTCGCGGCCAGGCGGGGACGCGGCTCTCGGCTGGCACCTGCAGGTGCTGGCCAGGGTGGTGGGCGCGGGTTCCCAGAGCGCCACTCTCCACTTCCTGCAGGCCGCGGCCGCCCACTGCCCCGACTGGGGCCTGCAGCAGGCACTGCTGCGGGTGTGCCGGGCCCTGCTGGggagcggcgggggcggcggcctgGCGGACTTGCTGCAGGCGCTGGCCCGGTGGCTGGAGGACCCTGACGGGCGCGATCATGCCCGCCTCTACTACGTCCTCTTGGCCCACCTGGCAGGACCcaagctggggctggccctgggcccttCACTCACTGCACCAGCGATGGCCTCTTCACTGGTGGCCGAGAACCAGGGCTTCGCGGCAGCCTTGATGGTGcaggaggctgcagcccccaTGCGGCTGAGCGTGGGGCCGCGCGTGGCCACCGGGCCGTGCCCGGTGCTGCAGCTCCAGGTGGAGGCGCTGGAGCCCGCCTACTCTCTGGAGCTGCGCTTCCGGGTGGAGGGGCAGCTCTACGCCCCCTTGGGAGCCGTCCACGTGCCCTGCCTGTGCCCCAGCCGCCCGGCCAgccctctgctcctgcccctgcagcccaggcGCCCGGCCCCCACCCGCCTGCACGTCCAGGCCCTGTACACCACGCCCGCTGGCCTCACATGCCACGCCCGCCTGCCGCCTCTGACTGTGACCTTCTCCcatctcttcctgcctttcccccaggcccccagggggGCCGAGCCGGGCTTCTTTGAGGAGCTCTGGGACTCCTGCCTGCCGGGGGGCGCCGAGAGCCGTGTGTGGTGCGCGCTGGGGCCGCAGGGGCTGGAGACGTTGGTGTCTTGCCACCTGGAGCCGTTTGTGGTGGCGGCGCGGCCTCCTGCCAGCTACCACGTAGCCATCCGCCTGCCCCCAGACTCGAAGCTGCTGCTGCGGCTGGAGGCGCCCCAGGTGGATGGGGTGCCTGTGGCCCTGCGGACCGACGACTGGGCCTTGCTGCCCCTAGCCGCAGACTACCTCCGTGGCCTGTCGGCTGCTGCCTGA
- the OVOL1 gene encoding putative transcription factor Ovo-like 1 isoform X1, whose translation MPRAFLVKKPCVSTCKRNWSELPDEQRGEIYVPVSLGFCPPQPYREPEPSIAEPPACPLALDMSTRDPGYSLAPGPCVVAQLPSEDMGRVVDVQSREHSFLRTKMKVTLGDGPGGDLFTCHICQKTFSYQRMLNRHMKCHNDIKRHLCTYCGKGFNDTFDLKRHVRTHTGVRPYKCSLCDKAFTQRCSLESHLKKIHGVQQKYAYKERRAKLYVCEECGCTSESQEGHVLHLKEQHPDSPLLRKTSKKVAAALQSTVTSLLQGSPRL comes from the exons ATGCCCCGCGCGTTCCTGGTGAAGAAGCCGTGCGTCTCCACGTGCAAGCGGAACTGGAGCGAGCTCCCGGACGAGCAGCGCGGCGAGATCTACGTGCCAG tCAGCCTGGGCTTCTGCCCACCGCAGCCCTACCGGGAGCCGGAGCCGTCCATAGCCGAGCCCCCCGCCTGCCCCCTGGCACTGGACATGAGCACCCGGGACCCCGGCTACAGCCTGGCACCGGGACCCTGCGTGGTGGCCCAGCTGCCCTCGGAAGACATGGGCCGCGTGGTAGACGTCCAGAGCCGGGAACATAGCTTCCTGCGCACCAAGATGAAG GTGACCCTGGGGGACGGTCCCGGCGGCGACCTCTTCACTTGTCACATCTGCCAGAAGACGTTCAGCTACCAGCGCATGCTGAACCGTCACATGAAGTGTCACAATGACATCAAGAGGCACCTGTGCACCTACTGTGGGAAGGGCTTCAACGACACCTTCGACCTGAAGCGGCACGTGCGCACGCACACCG GCGTGCGGCCCTACAAGTGCAGCCTGTGCGACAAGGCCTTCACCCAGCGCTGCTCGCTGGAGTCGCACCTCAAGAAGATCCACGGCGTGCAGCAGAAGTACGCATACAAGGAGCGGCGCGCCAAGCTGTACGTGTGCGAGGAGTGCGGCTGCACGTCCGAGAGCCAGGAGGGCCACGTCCTGCACCTCAAGGAGCAGCACCCCGACAGCCCGCTGCTGCGCAAGACCTCCAAGAAGGTGGCCGCAGCCCTGCAGAGCACGGTCACCTCCCTGCTGCAGGGCAGCCCCCGCCTCTGA
- the OVOL1 gene encoding putative transcription factor Ovo-like 1 isoform X2: MSTRDPGYSLAPGPCVVAQLPSEDMGRVVDVQSREHSFLRTKMKVTLGDGPGGDLFTCHICQKTFSYQRMLNRHMKCHNDIKRHLCTYCGKGFNDTFDLKRHVRTHTGVRPYKCSLCDKAFTQRCSLESHLKKIHGVQQKYAYKERRAKLYVCEECGCTSESQEGHVLHLKEQHPDSPLLRKTSKKVAAALQSTVTSLLQGSPRL, encoded by the exons ATGAGCACCCGGGACCCCGGCTACAGCCTGGCACCGGGACCCTGCGTGGTGGCCCAGCTGCCCTCGGAAGACATGGGCCGCGTGGTAGACGTCCAGAGCCGGGAACATAGCTTCCTGCGCACCAAGATGAAG GTGACCCTGGGGGACGGTCCCGGCGGCGACCTCTTCACTTGTCACATCTGCCAGAAGACGTTCAGCTACCAGCGCATGCTGAACCGTCACATGAAGTGTCACAATGACATCAAGAGGCACCTGTGCACCTACTGTGGGAAGGGCTTCAACGACACCTTCGACCTGAAGCGGCACGTGCGCACGCACACCG GCGTGCGGCCCTACAAGTGCAGCCTGTGCGACAAGGCCTTCACCCAGCGCTGCTCGCTGGAGTCGCACCTCAAGAAGATCCACGGCGTGCAGCAGAAGTACGCATACAAGGAGCGGCGCGCCAAGCTGTACGTGTGCGAGGAGTGCGGCTGCACGTCCGAGAGCCAGGAGGGCCACGTCCTGCACCTCAAGGAGCAGCACCCCGACAGCCCGCTGCTGCGCAAGACCTCCAAGAAGGTGGCCGCAGCCCTGCAGAGCACGGTCACCTCCCTGCTGCAGGGCAGCCCCCGCCTCTGA